The following DNA comes from Hypomesus transpacificus isolate Combined female chromosome 5, fHypTra1, whole genome shotgun sequence.
GGTTCTCGGGGCTCAATGGGGTGATGAGGGAAAGGGGAAAGTGGTTGACCTGCTAGCCATGGATGCGGACATTGTATGCAGGTGCCAGGTAAGGTTATGTCAGCTCTCTTTAACGAGTGAATCGAAAAAGTAATGAATTATCCTTGTTAGCAATGTAGATCAGATTTGTTTCAGATAATAATTTTGTTTTCAGGAGTTAATATTTGATTTTGAGTCTCAAAAGCTAGCTTACGCTTCGCCGATACAGCATGCTATCGTGTAGCCAGCAGCAAGCCCCGCTACTTCACTGTTCAGTCATGCAGCCGAGCTACAGAGCAGGTATAAATATCTAAACCAGCTAGGTAGCGATGGCTGGCTATCCAGTTACCCAGTTGGTTCGATAATAACCTGTCCGGACGTTGGCTTGAACAACTGACTGACTGCAAATGTTTGACCTTTTTTGTGACATTGCGCGCTTTCCGCCCATTCCCCCATGGTCTGATCAATTCCAAGAACAGCCACataatgtttgttttcttgATATTATAGCGAGCTAGCTAGATAGCGGGACGCAATCACTTTTACCCAGTTGAAGCTGCCGGGCATCACGTTATTCTGTTGTCCAGTAACTTTTAGTGGTCCAGTGAATGTAATTGATTAAACAGATATAATGAGTGATTTTGTGGTTGTGGCCGATCCTATCTTCATGCTTGTTACAGGGGGGCAACAATGCAGGACATACAGTTGTTGTGGACTCTGTGGAATATGACTTTCACTTGCTGCCCAGCGGAGTACTGAACAAAAAGGCTGTATCGTTCATTGGTGAGTCAGGCGTTTCATACATAATTTGAATGTTGACATTTCCATTCGTTTATTTATTCCCTAGTTTGTGCGTATTAACTGAGGAAACTGGATTAGTTTGAATGTTCTATTTCAGTTTTGTAAAAACAGACAACACGTGGTACTTAAGATGTTGTTGTTACACTCTACTATCAGCAGAGTTTTGCAATATTGCAGTTAAGATGAAGATACTGTTGTGTCTGGAAAAACAGACCATTCCTTGGCTGTCAACATTGAAATACTGTTATAACTTTGCACTTCTGGTCTTTGATTATCTGCTACATCTTAAATGAATGCATTTATATGTAACCCCTCAGGTAACGGTGTTGTAATACATCTGCCTGGACTTTTTGAGGAAGCTGAAAAAAACTCCAAGAAAGGCAAAGGTGAGCAGAGATTTTTCAGGCTGTTTGAAATTGGCGGGAAAAATGACTGGTACAACAACTGTTGACCAGAGCCCTGTCTCAATTTCACTGTCCAGGTGACACACGTCACTCTGTATATTTGATAAACAAAAGACTATATCACTTTGCTTGTGTCCCGTTTCAGGCCTTCAGGGATGGGAGGACAGGTTAAAGATTTCAGACCGAGCTCATATCGGTAGGTTGTGTTAGTGGATTTATTGTTGAAGTATCTGGTCTACAACAACATTTCAGTGatgttttttcattttattgATTAATATACGTATTGTATTTCCTTTCATTGGGTCTTTAGTGTTTAACTTCCATCAAGCTGTAGATGGCATCCAGGAACAGCAAAGACAGCTCCAGGCGGGAAAAAAGTGAGTGATCAAACTGTACTGTCCAGgatttcccgcagaaaatgtgttagttaaggtggtagggtggggtttgccatcagagggcggagggggggggctagtttgtgcgatagactaatgcgttctgcagagaagggagactggtgtTGGTCACAGATTGGAtgggaagggagaaaacaggacaacggcGGATATCCCTTacattttttaaaataaaaaaacatccgccttaactgaaatgtgctgcgggaaaccctgtgtCACGATAGCTTCTTCCTCAATTCAACAACGGCCGCTTATATTCAGCCGAGAGTCAAACTTGATCTAATGGAAAACCCTAAATTAATGTAAACGATTTATCTGCTCTTCTAATGTTCTCTTCTTTTCCAGTTTGGGAACCACCAAAAAGGGCATCGGCCCAGCTTACTCCTCCAAAGCTGCTCGCAATGGGCTGCGTGTCTGTGACCTTGTGTCCGATTTCACGGTGTTCGAAGAAAAGTGAGTGTTACATCGTAAGCCTTTAAACAACAAGAACCAGGATGCCTACCGTGTATATTTGAAGAGAGCTGTACCCAGATACAGTTTGTACAATTTGTACATATTTATTATAATGGATGCCTGGCCTGTTGAAACACCTTTTGCGGCCACGTCCTTGAATACACAAGACAAAGTTGTTAACCCTCAGGACTTGATTACACTTGACTAGCTAGCTCACTAGCCGTGAGCTTTGTTTTCATCATTtcccttttttttcccctttccctCCAGGTTCCGTGTGTTGGCAGACCATTTTCTTAGCATGTACCCAAACCTCAACGTTGATATTGACAGCGAGCTTCAACAGCTCAAGGTGAACAGAACATGGTGTATAAAGTACTGCAGCTAGTACGCTCCAACACCTAAGCCCTACCCTAAATGCAATTGTGGAGGAATTAGAagggtgtatatatatatacacatacagaaTGGCAATCACTTCTGCTACTTCCCTGTCTTACCAGCTGACTTTCCTCCTAGTATAATGaattaacttttttttaaacattcccTCTACAAGCACTGATGTCATTGGATTAGTGGTTGTTTGGGGCTCTGTGGTTGCTGACTGCCTTTGTCTTTGCCAGGTCTATGCTGAAAGGTTGCGCCCTCTGGTGACTGACGGGGTGTACTTCATGCACAAGTCCCTAACTGGACCCAGCAAGAAGATCCTGGTAGAGGGAGCCAATGCAGCCCTGCTGGACATAGACTTCGGTAAATGATGGAGGGTTCTGGGATGTACATGGTCAAAGGATAACAGatgctttaaaaaaataaataaatatgaaagTCATTTTCAAAGTGCAAAACTTAACGATTGAATTTCACGTCGATAAACAAACGTTTGTGTTCATCGCAGGGACGTACCCCTTCGTGACGTCGTCCAACTGCACCGTGGGGGGCGTGTGCACCGGCCTGGGCGTGCCCCCCTCCTACGTGGGCAGAGTGTACGGCGTGGTCAAGGCCTACACCACCCGAGTGGGCGTAGGAGCTTTCCCAACTGAGCAGGATAACGTGAGTGGTGACGGACGCTAGCGCCCAGAAACCCCGGCCTCTTTGTCACTGCACATTTGATACATGAAACACTTCGACACTGAcatgatctctgtgtgtgtgtgtgcgtggggtggggggggtccagGAGACAGGATCCCTGctgcagagcagggggagggaggtgggcgtAACCACAGGCAGAAAGAGACGATGTGGTTGGCTGGATCTGATTCTGGTCAGATACGCTCACATGGTGAACGGCTTCACTGCGTAAGAATGTTTTATGAACTCTTTTGTTGtaatttttttacaattatttgGTTTTCGAACCCCTGTACTGGTCCCTTGTTATTTGATGGTACTGTCAATCTGAAGTTGCGGCTGGTTGAATTGTAATACTTGACAAGCGTTGATCTTCTCTCCCAGTATTGCTCTGACCAAGCTGGACATCCTGGATACGCTGCCTGAGATCAAAGTAGGCGTGGCCTACACTGTTGACGACCAGCCTCTTCCTAGCTTCCCTGGTAAGCACAGCCTACTCCACATATCCTCTCATTCATGCTCCTCGAGAATCAGAAtggggttttattcgccataaaagtttgcacagacaaggaatttgctttggcaggaaggtgcaaacattaaacatataggaatctaaaATTTCAATATGAGGACTTACTATACTAAGTGTGcataactagcaatactaagtggaattagaattaaaataaactatacaataaaatattccctaaccgctcatccatctgaccccccttttATAGCCAACATGGACGTGTTGACGCGGGTGTCGGTGAAGTACGAGACCCTTCCTGGCTGGTGCTGCAGCacggaggaggtgaggagcttCCAGGGGCTTCCCCCCCAGGCTCAGGGCTATATCCGCTTCATCGAGGAATTCCTCCAGGTGCcaggtgagtgacagagagagcgagagagagagagaactggaaGTTGCCAAGCAACCAGGCCCGTCTCCACGTGCAGAGCAACTTCTGTCTGGGTTCTGGAGCCTCGTCTGTGTTTAGTGACTGCAGCTTGGATTCACCTTGTGTGTTtggatttacattttacatttagtcatttagcagacgctcttatccagagtgacttacagtaagtacagggatattcccccccgaggcaagtaggttaaagtgccatgcccaaggacacaacgtcatttggcatggccgggaatggaactggcaaccttcagattactagcccaa
Coding sequences within:
- the adssl gene encoding adenylosuccinate synthase, like; protein product: MAAADSTVSNGQKTDSLNGEPAIKRSRESAQVESLRIPKEPRNKVTVVLGAQWGDEGKGKVVDLLAMDADIVCRCQGGNNAGHTVVVDSVEYDFHLLPSGVLNKKAVSFIGNGVVIHLPGLFEEAEKNSKKGKGLQGWEDRLKISDRAHIVFNFHQAVDGIQEQQRQLQAGKNLGTTKKGIGPAYSSKAARNGLRVCDLVSDFTVFEEKFRVLADHFLSMYPNLNVDIDSELQQLKVYAERLRPLVTDGVYFMHKSLTGPSKKILVEGANAALLDIDFGTYPFVTSSNCTVGGVCTGLGVPPSYVGRVYGVVKAYTTRVGVGAFPTEQDNETGSLLQSRGREVGVTTGRKRRCGWLDLILVRYAHMVNGFTAIALTKLDILDTLPEIKVGVAYTVDDQPLPSFPANMDVLTRVSVKYETLPGWCCSTEEVRSFQGLPPQAQGYIRFIEEFLQVPVKWVGVGKSRESMIKLF